The genomic interval TCATGTAGGCGGAGGCGAACTCCGCGCCGGTGACGCCGGATCCCACGACGATGAGATGCTCGGGCAGCGACGTCATGTCGTAGAGCTGGGTCCAGGTGAGGATGCGCTCCCCGTCGGGCATGGCGCTCGGCAGCTGGCGGGGCGACGCCCCGACCGCGACGACGAGAGTGTCGGCCTCGACGCGGTCGAAGTCGGTCCCGCCGGGGCCGGTGGCCACGATGATCGAGTGGTGATCGTCGAGGCGGCCGTGCCCCGAGATGATGCGCACGCCGGCATCCACGAGCTGGGCGCGCATGTCGTCGGACTGCTGGCGCGCCAGCGACATCAGCCGCTTGTTGACCGCGGCGAGGTTGATCGCGATCTCGGGCTTGAGAGGGCGCCCCGACTCCCCGTGCGCGAACAGCTGCACGCCGAGATCCGACGCCTCCGCGATCGCGACGGCGGCATCCGCCGTGGCGATGAGGCTCTTCGAGGGCACGACGTCGGTGATGACCGCCGCGCCGCCCACCCCCGCACGCTCGACGAGGGTCACCTCCGCCCCGAGCTGTGCGGCGGCCAGCGCCGCCTCGTATCCCCCGGGGCCGCCGCCGAGGACGGCGACCGACTGGGTGTTCACGAAGCTCGAAGACATTGCTCCATTGTCTCAGCCGGCCCGCTCTGTCCGAACACCGGCCGGGTTTCCTAGAGTGGGAGCCATGTCCGACTCGTACAGCAACCCCCTCGACGACCCCGCGGCCGACCCGTTCGAGATCGCCGCCGCCGCGGCATCCGACATCGCCCGCCTCACCGGAGTCGAGCGTCACGACATCGCCCTCACGCTCGGCAGTGGCTGGGGCAAGGCCGCCGAACTCGTCGGCGAGACCACCGTGACGATCCCCGCGACCGAGGTCACCGGGTTCAGCGCACCTGCCCTCGCCGGCCATGTCGGGTCGCTGCGCAGCATCCTGACCCCCTCCGGCAAGCGGGTGCTCGTCATCGGCGCGCGCACGCACTACTACGAGGGCCACGGCGTCCGCCGCGTCGTGCACAGCGTGCGCACCGCCGCGGCGACGGGCGCGAAGACGATGGTGCTCACCAACGGCGCCGGCGGCATCAAGCCGACCTGGAAGGCCGGCACCCCGGTCCTCATCAGCGACCACATCAACCTCACCGGCGACTCGCCGCTCGAGGGCGCCACCTTCATCGACCTCACCGACCTGTACTCCACGCGCCTGCGCGACCTCGCCCGCACGATCGACCCCACGCTCGACGAGGGCGTGTACTGCCAGTTCCGCGGGCCGCAGTACGAGACGCCCGCCGAGGTGCGCATGGCCAAGACGATCGGCGGTCACATCGTCGGCATGTCGACGGCGCTCGAGGCGATCGCCGCGCGTCAGGCCGGAATGGAGCTCCTCGGGTTCTCGCTCATCACCAACATGGCCGCCGGCATCCAGACGACGCCCCTCAGCCACCGCGAGGTCATCGAGGCCGGACAGGCCGCGGAGCCCGTCATCTCCGCGCTCCTCGCCCGCGTGATCGGCGCGCTGTGAGCGACGTGCGGGCCGCCGCGCGGGCCTGGCTCGCGCAGGACCCCGACCCCGACACGCAGGCGGAGCTGACCAACCTGATCGCGCGCGACGAGGCGGGCGATGCGGATGCCGCGGCCGAGCTCGCCGACCGGTTCAGCGCCCGACTGCAGTTCGGCACGGCGGGCCTGCGCGGCCGGCTCGGCGCCGGCAGC from Microbacterium aurum carries:
- a CDS encoding purine-nucleoside phosphorylase translates to MSDSYSNPLDDPAADPFEIAAAAASDIARLTGVERHDIALTLGSGWGKAAELVGETTVTIPATEVTGFSAPALAGHVGSLRSILTPSGKRVLVIGARTHYYEGHGVRRVVHSVRTAAATGAKTMVLTNGAGGIKPTWKAGTPVLISDHINLTGDSPLEGATFIDLTDLYSTRLRDLARTIDPTLDEGVYCQFRGPQYETPAEVRMAKTIGGHIVGMSTALEAIAARQAGMELLGFSLITNMAAGIQTTPLSHREVIEAGQAAEPVISALLARVIGAL